GGAGGCGCGATCAGCGGCAGCGTGAGCGAGAAGTTTGCCTGAGTAGCGAGGAGTGCGGCGTAGCCATTCTTCTGCTGGCTGTCGAGGAGTGAGCCGTTCTGATAGCCGGCGGTGAGGGAGTCACCAAGGAAGACGACACTTGCAAAGGGCTTGCTGGTGGAAGAATCGCTCCCATCCGAACCACAACCATTGATTAGAACCGTCGACAGAAAGAGCAGCGAGGCAGAGATGCCGCGCCAAGAGGTCCTGAGCGGGGACACAGGCGTTCTCCAGAGTTGATGTGTTGTATCTGTTTCAGTGCAAGTATAGCGAAGACACGGTCTTTGACCGTACGCATGGAAGCGGCGTCAGAGGCTTGTTCGAGGAAGTAGTGCTATCGATGGAACAGCCCGCTGAGAGCCTTCCCTAAAGGATTGGACTGCAGGTTCTGTTGCTGTTGCTGTGTGCTTCCGCGAACCAGCTTGCTCATGTCGGGTGTGAAGGTCGGGCTGGCGGTTGTGCCACTGATGGTTACTGGAATTCCGTTTGCCGTGGCCTGACTGACTGTCGATCCGAAGACACCGGGCAGCAGACTGGCGGCTTGCGTTGCAAGTCCGCCGATGCCGGTGGAGTCGAGCTTGATCAGCAGGCGGTAGTTGAGCGCATTATTGGCGCTGATGGAGCCGCTGCCGGAGGCTGAGCCTAATCCAGCGACGATCGCTGCGAGGTTATTCGTCTGGACACCTTCGGTGCTGTAGCGCAGGTTGGTGCTCAGAGCCTGGATGGTGGTGTTCGAGCCGGTCTTTGCTCCGGTGAGGGCCTGAATGCTGGCGAGCTTCTGTCCGAGATCGAAACCCGCGAGCTGCGTATTCGCAATACGAATGGGCCCGCTGATGACGGGAGCCGTTGTCGGTCCGGCGACATCGAGCGAGAGAGTGAGAGTGCCGCCTTGCAGCCGTGAACCGGAGGGTAATTGCACGCCAAGCGAGGGCAGGAAGGCAACCAGATCATCGATAGGCATATTCTTCCCATCGACATTGATCTGTGTCGTAGTGGTGTTGCCGCGGGTTGTATAGGTTCCTGCGAGGGCAAGCGCGGCTTTGCTCACCTGCATGGTAGCGCTGTTGATCTTGCCGGAAAGTGATTGAAGATCCTGATTGACGTTGAACTGCAGATCGACTGGCTGTGAGGAAGGCGTGCCGTTCTTCGCCAGCTTCAGTTGAGCGAGATGAAGCTTGCCATCTGCCTGTGCTGTCTGGCCATTCGAGGTGACCTTGGTATCGAGATCGGCGATGCCGGAGATTCCCTGGCTGGGTTGGACGAGTCCGGCTGAGACCAGGTCGGCATGTTTTAGTCCGACCTGTGCGGTGAGCGGCGTCAGTGAAGCGTCATGCTGATTGATCGGGCCGGCGTTGCCGGTGATCGCGATGCTTCCACCTTCGGGCAGTTTGCCGCTTACGGTGAAGGGGAATGCATTGGTGAACGAGAAGTTCTGCACGCTGACGTTGAGGTCGCTGTAGATGTGCGGCTGGCCCTGTTGCGGCAGCGTTCCCATGGTGACGCTGCCGTCCTTGATATCGATCTTGCCTACGGTCAGGTTAGGAATGAGGTCGTTGGTCTCCGCCGTGGGGGCTTTACGCTTGCCTTCACTGCCGATGCTGGAGTAGTTCCAGGTACCGTTCTCGGCGCGTATCAGGGCAATCTTCGGTTGATCGATGGTGAAGCCGTTGATGTGGATCTGGCGATGCAGTAGCAGCGGAAGTACCTCAACACCGATGTGAACGCTCTTCGCGGTAAGAAAGGGCTGATTGCTGAACGCGGGGTCGTCGGCGATGGCAGGCGACTCAGCATTCAGGCTTCCGGAGAAGAGTGAGAAGTCGAGGTGTCCTAACTGCACGGGACGTCCGAGGGAATCCGAGAGCGCTTTTTCGATGCGTCCGCGGTAAGTGTCTGCATCGAGAAGGTGGCCGACGGCGAAGAATCCGATGAGCACCAGAAGTACGATGCCCGCGATGATGGCCCAACTCCGTTTGATCTGTACCATGCTCTCCCCCGGCGCCTGAAGTTCCTCTTTAGTAGATGCTTGTTTAGGGATTTCTACCAGTGTGGGAGAGTGAATAAAAGAAGCAGATTTCTCCGCTCCCTTCGGTCACTGCGAAATGACAAGAAGCAGGTCCTTCACTCCGTGAAGGATGACAACATAAAAAGCCCCTCCGATGTGGAGGGGCTTTGGTTTGAGGTGTGCTTCACGTGTTTAGTCGTCGTCATCGTCCTTCTTCTGGCCGTGCGGATGCAACACCATCTGCGGGACCGGTTTGTCTCCCATGGAGTCACGCCAGAGGATGATATTCAGCAGACGGGCGTCGGCGCGGTCTTCATGAGTGAAGTCCATTTTGGAGGACTGCTTCGCTCCCGGAGCCTTTGGCGTATTGGCCTGGTAGATAAGTTTGTTGTCGCGATTGGTGTAGTCGGCGGTGAAGGCCGGCTGATCGCCCTTGCCTGCGAAGATGGGCGAGATGAGCGGAGCGAAGGCGTCGTTGTTGTTCATCGGCGGAACGCCGAGAAGGTCTTCCATGGTGTGCAGGACAGAGACCGTGGTGTAGAAGCTGTGGTCGATGAAGGCCTCTGCGTTACGCGGAGAGTACTTGCTGACAACCAGTGAGATCGACCGGTGACCGTCAACGTGGTCGGCGCCGTCCTGCGCGTCGTCTTCAAGGATGAAGAAGGCGGTGTCGTCCCAGTAGGGCGAGTGTGACAAAGCTTCCACGGCACGGCCGACAGCGAGATCGTTATCGGCGACGGAGGAGCGAGGTGTGGGCGAGCCGATGGTAGTGCCGGCGGTGTGATCATTGCCCAGGCGCAGCATCACGAACTGCGGCATGTTGTCCTTCCCTGCCTTGCGCTCGGTGACCCATTTGTCGAAATGGGTAATGAACTCGCTGACGCGGAGCTGGTCTGGGAACTTGAGATTGAAGTCCGGGTAGGCGGTATCGAAGTGGCCTTCGAGCTCAGGCTTGGTGGCAGTGTTCTTGTAGGTGAGCGGGATGTGCCACTGGTACTCGCTCGCGCCGCCGCCGTAGTTGGCAGGAATCTCCTGGCCGGGGAGGATGGAAGCTTTTCCGGCGCAGCGCTGAGGCGCGGGTTCGGGTGTGCCGTTCAGCGGAGAACGGTCTTTCGGCGCCTCGCCGGAGTCGTCACAGAACTTGGTAGCGACGAATTCACCGAAGTGGTAGAGAGACTTGCCGTGTTTGGCGAGGTTCGTCCATAGGTAGCCGCTCTGCGGCTCGTCGATATCGGAGATGCCTTCGAGCAAGGGATAGCCTTCCGCGACGACGCCTTCGTAATCATACGTGCGCTCTTTGCCGCGATAGCTCTGCTGCCAGTTCTTCTCGTTGTAGTCGGAGGTGATGGCGGCGGTGGACCATACGTGTCCATCGCCGGAGACCTCTCCGGAGTCGTAGAAGTTATCCAGGAGACCGAACTGCAGTGCGAGTTTGTGCAGGTTTGGCGTGATGTCTTTGCCATACATCGTCAGAGAGGGATCGCCGTCACCGACGCCGAGATCGCCGAGAATCTGATCGTAGGTGCGGTTCTCTTTGATGATGTAGATCACATGCTTGATCGGATTGTGTCCATCGGCGAATACGTGTTGCTGCTCGGCGTTCATGCGGTTAGAAAGAACGACAGCGCGTGAGAGCTCGTCCAGTTTGGGAAGAGCAGAGGTCAGATCGATGGAGGCTAGTGAGCCATGTAGCAGCGTGGCGATGTAAGCGTGCGCCCGCGTCTTGAACTTTGCGGGCATCTGGCTGGGATCAGCTGCCATGAGCGGCTTGGGAGCATTGGGTCCGGTGCCTTTGCCTTTACCGGTGGCGGCGTAGAGTTTGTTGCCCTGCACGGCGACTGCAGTGGGGAACCATTCCGTGGGGAGAAAGCCTGCAGCGTGGATAGGCGTAGCGGCAGCGAGTTTCTGCGCCGTATCGAAGACCGCTACCGCGTTGGAGCCAGAGTTGGCAACGAAGAGCCGGCTGCCGTCGGTGCTGAGAGCAAGGGCTGTAGGGATAGCGCCAAAATAGCTCTGTCCTGGCAGGCGTGTGTCGAGGGTGCCGTTCAGCTTCGGCTTCCCGCTTGTGAGTGAGACAGCAGCTATCGCATCGCGATTCGCGAGGGCGACGTAGAGAGTCTGTCCATCTTTCGAGAAGACCAGAGCACAGGGATGCGAGCTGGGGCCGGTGGCCGGGTCGGGCGGAAGCAGCGGAAGTGTGGAGACGACCTTGCCGGACTTCAGATCGAGCTGGGCCAGTGCGGAGCCGTTCCAGAGAGCAACATAGGCGAAGCGCTGGGCTGCGTCGACAGCAATCGCAATCGGGTAGTTCGCTGGGACGATCGGCTTGGTGGCGAGGTCGAAGCGGCGAAGGATCTTGCCGCTGGCGGCATCGAGCTGCAGCACGTCGTCGGAGAAGTTATTGGCGACCAGAAGTTGTTCTGCGCCATTGGTTGCTTTCAACAGGGCCAGTCCGGTGGGAACTGGGATGGCTTTGCCCATGGGGATGGGGTTGCCGATCTCGTTCTGCGAGCGGCCTGGAGCAAGCTGTTGCAGCGGGATAGGGATCAAACGATCCGCGGCGATGGAGCCGTCGTGGAAGCTGTAGACGGCGATGGCGTTGCCGGTCTTAACGAGGCCGTCTTTGCCAGGCTCGCCGCCTTCGGGGGCAGAGAGAGAGTCGAGCGAAGCGTAAAGGTGCTGTCCGTCAGCAGAGAAGAGCAGGCCGGAGAAGAGTGTCTGTGCGGACGAGAGTGTCGTGCGCGACTCAGGAAAGTCTTTGACTGTGCCGGTCTGTGTGTCGAGCACGGCGATGGACTGCTGGTAGTTCGACTCGGCAGTTCCGTAGCCGGCGTTCACCACGGCGAGATAGCGATGATCGGGTGACCAGGCCATCGCCAGTGGAAGGCTGTTGATGCGCTGCGGGTCGCCGGGAATGCCGGGGAGCAGCTGTTTGCTGCTGGGCAGATTAATCGGCGACTGGGCAAAGACCGGGGCAGCAGCCAATAGCGCAACGAGGGAGAGACGCGTTACAGAGGTCATAGGGATCGTTAGAAGAGTAACAATCCTGTATTGCAGCGGTCGTGCGATTTATCTGATTTTTATTGATTGGTCAGGGATGATTCGTGAGGACGGTTTTGCCGCCTTCGGATTTGAGCTCGTACACGCCGCCGAAGGGCCGCAGGTCAGTGAGGCGGCGTTGCGGCTCGTAGGTCATCAGAAAGACGCGGTCGTGACTTGCCCAGGCCTGGTGCAGGGAGTCTTCGGTTTCAAAGACTCTGGCGGCGTCAGGCCAGAAGCTGCCGTACCAGGGGCCATTGACGCGTCCGTTGACCAGGTGCAGGGGCTGGCGGGTGTAGAAGGCGATTGAGGACCCGGAGGTCAACTCGCCGTCGAGCATGATCTGATCGCCGGGTTGGAAGACGGAGTTGATCGCGTCGGCCAGGCCCTTCGAGCCGAGGATGGGATAGAAGCGCGCCAGGCCTTCATGCATGCCCCAGAGATTGCCCATCATGGCGATGGCGAGAGTGACGTTGGCCGCATAGCACTTGCCTTTGCGCCGTAGCAGCCATGCTGTCAGGCCGGCGGCGTACATGGATACGGCGACAAGGATCAGCGGAAAGCGGAAGAAGCCCATCGCCTTGCCGGTGAGGTCGTAGAGATGGCCGAGCGCGAGGGTATAGCGCTCGGGATTGGTCGTCAGCAGATCTGAGATATCGACGCCCGCCGGCGGCGTAGGTGCGGTGATCGCAAACCAGGTGCAGACCACTGCCGCGAGTGTGGTGATAGGCAGAAGCAGCCAGCGCGTCCAGAAGTAGCCTGCATGGCGTGACCCCGGGTGCAGTGGATCTTCGGCGCGCTCCAGTTGTCCGCCTGCGAGAATCGCGAGAGCGGGCAATGCGGGAAG
This genomic window from Terriglobus albidus contains:
- a CDS encoding AsmA family protein — its product is MVQIKRSWAIIAGIVLLVLIGFFAVGHLLDADTYRGRIEKALSDSLGRPVQLGHLDFSLFSGSLNAESPAIADDPAFSNQPFLTAKSVHIGVEVLPLLLHRQIHINGFTIDQPKIALIRAENGTWNYSSIGSEGKRKAPTAETNDLIPNLTVGKIDIKDGSVTMGTLPQQGQPHIYSDLNVSVQNFSFTNAFPFTVSGKLPEGGSIAITGNAGPINQHDASLTPLTAQVGLKHADLVSAGLVQPSQGISGIADLDTKVTSNGQTAQADGKLHLAQLKLAKNGTPSSQPVDLQFNVNQDLQSLSGKINSATMQVSKAALALAGTYTTRGNTTTTQINVDGKNMPIDDLVAFLPSLGVQLPSGSRLQGGTLTLSLDVAGPTTAPVISGPIRIANTQLAGFDLGQKLASIQALTGAKTGSNTTIQALSTNLRYSTEGVQTNNLAAIVAGLGSASGSGSISANNALNYRLLIKLDSTGIGGLATQAASLLPGVFGSTVSQATANGIPVTISGTTASPTFTPDMSKLVRGSTQQQQQNLQSNPLGKALSGLFHR
- a CDS encoding bifunctional YncE family protein/alkaline phosphatase family protein encodes the protein MTSVTRLSLVALLAAAPVFAQSPINLPSSKQLLPGIPGDPQRINSLPLAMAWSPDHRYLAVVNAGYGTAESNYQQSIAVLDTQTGTVKDFPESRTTLSSAQTLFSGLLFSADGQHLYASLDSLSAPEGGEPGKDGLVKTGNAIAVYSFHDGSIAADRLIPIPLQQLAPGRSQNEIGNPIPMGKAIPVPTGLALLKATNGAEQLLVANNFSDDVLQLDAASGKILRRFDLATKPIVPANYPIAIAVDAAQRFAYVALWNGSALAQLDLKSGKVVSTLPLLPPDPATGPSSHPCALVFSKDGQTLYVALANRDAIAAVSLTSGKPKLNGTLDTRLPGQSYFGAIPTALALSTDGSRLFVANSGSNAVAVFDTAQKLAAATPIHAAGFLPTEWFPTAVAVQGNKLYAATGKGKGTGPNAPKPLMAADPSQMPAKFKTRAHAYIATLLHGSLASIDLTSALPKLDELSRAVVLSNRMNAEQQHVFADGHNPIKHVIYIIKENRTYDQILGDLGVGDGDPSLTMYGKDITPNLHKLALQFGLLDNFYDSGEVSGDGHVWSTAAITSDYNEKNWQQSYRGKERTYDYEGVVAEGYPLLEGISDIDEPQSGYLWTNLAKHGKSLYHFGEFVATKFCDDSGEAPKDRSPLNGTPEPAPQRCAGKASILPGQEIPANYGGGASEYQWHIPLTYKNTATKPELEGHFDTAYPDFNLKFPDQLRVSEFITHFDKWVTERKAGKDNMPQFVMLRLGNDHTAGTTIGSPTPRSSVADNDLAVGRAVEALSHSPYWDDTAFFILEDDAQDGADHVDGHRSISLVVSKYSPRNAEAFIDHSFYTTVSVLHTMEDLLGVPPMNNNDAFAPLISPIFAGKGDQPAFTADYTNRDNKLIYQANTPKAPGAKQSSKMDFTHEDRADARLLNIILWRDSMGDKPVPQMVLHPHGQKKDDDDD